DNA sequence from the Desertifilum tharense IPPAS B-1220 genome:
CTTATTGTACAGAGTAATTCTGTAGATCCACCCGTATTGGGTGAATGAATTAATCTTTCACTATAGATCCCGCTCTTTGAGGTGGATCTACAGCAAAGTTCCGTATATCCGCCCTGGCAACCTCAGTAGAACACATATACTACTTAGGCATATTCTATATAAGAGTGTTGACCATTCGATGTTGGAACCTCGTCCTCGAAAGCTGCTCGACCAAGTGCGCGATGCCATACGGGTCAAGCATTACTCCTATAGCACTGAAAAGACTTATGTTTACTGGATTCGCCGCTTCATTCCATTTCACAATAAACGGCATCCCAATGAAATGGGAACAACGGAGGTCACACAGTTTCTAACTCATCTCGCTGTAACCGAACACGTTGCATCCACTACGCCGTATCTTTGAAGCGATGGGGGCGAGAGCAACCGCCAGTCGCTATGGAGAGCGATCGCTACTGGCGGAATATCCGTACCTTTACGTTGCACGATCCGATTGACTATAAAATTCGCGACTTAGGCAATTGGGTCTTAAATGGAGAATTCCCCCAACCATCATTTTACGCCTAATTTCTCATCTCAAGGACGGCGCGATCGCGAACTAGGTTGGATCTTACCCGGTCGATGGCCTCGGCGATCGCTAACATATCCAACATCATCGCCCGTCCGCCGCGAACAGATTGAATCTTTACTAGCATTAGGGGTCACGCGATGGGAAGCGGCCCATAATAT
Encoded proteins:
- a CDS encoding phage integrase N-terminal SAM-like domain-containing protein; the protein is MLEPRPRKLLDQVRDAIRVKHYSYSTEKTYVYWIRRFIPFHNKRHPNEMGTTEVTQFLTHLAVTEHVASTTPYL